GGCACTACCCTGGCATCATTCTTGCTGGGCACTACCCTGGCATCATTCTTGCTGGGCACTACCCCGGCATCATTCTTGCTGGGCACTACCCCGGCATCATTCTTGCTGGGCACTACCCTGGCATCATTCTTGCTGGGCACTACCCTGGCATTATTCTTGCTGGGCACTACCCTGGCATCATTCTTGCTGGGCACTACCCTGGCATCATTCTTGCTGGGCACTACCCTGGCATCATTCTTGCTGGGCACTACCCTGGCATCATTCTTGCTGGGCACTACCCTGGCATTATTCTTGCTGGGCACTACCCTGGCATCATTCTTGCTGGGCACTACCCTGGCATCATTCTTGCTGGGCACTACCCTGGCATCATTCTTGCTGGGCACTACCCTGGCATTATTCTTGCTGGGCACTACCCTGGCATCATTCTTGCTGGGCACTACCCTGGCATCATTCTTGCTGGGCACTACCCTGGCATCATTCTTGCTGGGCACTACCCTGGCATCATTCTTGCTGGGCACTACCCTGGCATTATTCTTGCTGGGCACTACCCTGGCATCATTCTTGCTGGGCACTACCCTGGCATCATTCTTGCTGGGCACTACCCCGGCATCATTCTTGCTGGGCACTACCCTGGCATCATTCTTGCTGGGCACTACCCTGGCATCATTCTTGCTGGGCACTACCCTGGCATTATTCTTGCTGGGCACTACCCTGGCATCATTCTTGCTGGGCACTACCCTGGCATCATTCTTGCTGGGCACTACCCCGGCATCATTCTTGCTGGGCACTACCCCGGCATCATTCTTGCTGGGCACTACCCTGGCATCATTCTTGCTGGGCACTACCCTGGCATTATTCTTGCTGGGCACTACCCTGGCATCATTCTTGCTGGGCACTACCCTGGCATCATTCTTGCTGGGCACTACCCTGGCATCATTCTTGCTGGGCACTACCCTGGCATCATTCTTGCTGGGCACTACCCTGGCATTATTCTTGCTGGGCACTACCCTGGCATCATTCTTGCTGGGCACTACCCTGGCATCATTCTTGCTGGGCACTACCCTGGCATCATTCTTGCTGGGCACTACCCTGGCATCATTCTTGCTGGGCACCACCCCGGCTTTCCCCCCGGCCGCAGCCCGCACTCACCACCAGGGGGCTGGAGCAGATGAGGATCACCACCGAGgtgaccaccagcaccatcaccATCTGGATCTCGACCCCCGCCATCCTGCGGAAGCTCCGCCGCCTCCTGAAGTCGGTGAGGCGGGTGTCGGTGCCCAGCGAGGTGCGGCGCACGAACTGCCGGTGCATGCGGATGAGCGCGGCGCACACCAGCACGTTGAAGAGCACGGTGACCAGGATGAGGAAGGAGCTGAAGCCGGCGTACATGTAGGAGTAGGCGGCCTGGGTGGACACGTTGCTCCGCCAGTCGATGAAGCACCAGGTGTGCGGGTACTGCAGGGTGGAGCGGCCCAGGCCCAGGCTGGGCAGCGCGCAGAACAGCACGTTGGCCGCGTAGATGGCGCACAGGGTGAGCCCCGCCAGCCGCTTGTCCACGTAGTGGCTGTAGAAGTAGGCATGGTTGATGGCCAGGTAGCGCTCCACAGACATGGCGCAGATGATGCTGAGGCCGGACAGCCCGAAGAACAGCAGGATGAACGAGCTGTATTCACACAGCGCGGCTCCGCCCGGCCAGCGGCTCTGCACGTAGGTGGCGATGGTGACCGGGCTCACCAGGCAGGTGCCCAGCAGGTCGGTGAGCGCCAGGCCGCACACCAGGGTGTAGAACGTGCTCTCCTTCTGCTCCTTGCGGGACTTGCACAGGACGATGATGGCGATCAGGTTCCCGACCACCCCCAGGAGGAACATGACGGCCGGGATGGTGGGCGGCCGGCCGGCGCTGGGGCTGCCCAGGAGCAGGGTGGCATTGGGGGCGCCGGCGGTCAGGTTCTCCTCCGGGTACATGGCGAGCGGCGGGGCGGGGGACATTCAGCCGGGCAGTCCGGGCATGGTGGGTGCAGGCGGGCTGCTGCTGTCACTGGGCTGCCATGCCCTCCTGCCGGAGCTGCTGCTGCACTTCTGAGCTTCTGCGCTAACTTTCCTCTACTACTGAAGTTACTCAAGAGGGGTGAGGTCTGCTCCCTCCCCACTGGTGTGATTGGCAGCACTGATGTCACCGCTGCTGAGGAGGCTGAGCTGCTGCACACCTCACTGCTGCCTGCCCTCCACGGTCTGCACACCACCCCTCCCCTTATTATTACTGGGAATGCCGCTGCCACTGGGAATGCCGCTGTCACTGGGAATGCCGCTATCACTGGGAATTCCGCTGTCACTGGGAATGCTGCTGTCACTGGGAATTCCGCTGTCACTGGGAATGCCACTATCACTGGGAATTCCGCTGTCACTGGGAATGCCACTATCACTGGGAATTCCGCTGTCACTGGGAATGCCGCTGTCACTGGGAATGCCGCTGTCACTGGGAATTCCGCTGTCACTGGGAATGCCGCTGTTACTGGGAATGCTGCTGTCACTGGGAATGCCGCTGCCACTGGGAATGCCGCTGTCACTGGGAATGCCGCTGTCACTGGGAATGCCACTATCACTGGGATTGCTGCTGTCACTGGGAATGCCGCTGCCACTGGGAATGCCGCTGTCACTGGGAATGCCGCTGTCACTGGGAATGCCACTGTTACTGGGAATGCCGCTGTCACTGGGAATGCCGCCTGTCACTGGGAATGCCGCTGTCACTGGGAATGCCACTGTTACTGGGAATGCCGCTGTCACTGGGAATGCCGCCTGTCACTGGGAATGCCACTGTTACTGGGAATGCCACTGCCACTGGGAATGCCGCTGCCACTGGGAATGCCGCTGTCACTGGGAATGCCACTGTCACTGGGAATGCCGCTGCCACTGGGAATGCCGCTGTCACTGGGAATGCCACTGTCACTGGGAATGCCGCTGTCACTGGGAATGCCGCTGCCACTGGGAATGCTGCTGTCACTGGGAATGCCACCTGTCACTGGGAATGCCGCTGTCACTGGTAATGCCGCTGTCACTGGGaatgctgctgccactgggaaTGCTGCTGCACACCTCACACTGCTGTCCTGCCCtccaccatctgcacagcacccCCTCCCCTTATTCTTACTGGGCTGCTGTCACTGGGAATGCTGCTGTCACTGGGAATGCCGCTGTCACTGGGAATGCTGCTGTCACTGGGAATGCTGCTGTCACTGGGAATGCTGCTGCACACTTCACACTACTGTCCTGCCCTCCAgggtctccacatctccccctcctCCTTATTATTACTGGACTCACTGGAAATGCTGCTGTCACTGGGAATGCCGCTGTCACTGGGAATGCTGCTGTCACTGGGAATGCTGCTGTCACTGGGAATGCCACTGTCACTGGGAATGCCGCTGTCACTGGGAATGCTGCTGTCACTGGGAATGCCGCTGTCACTGGGAATGCTGCTGTCACTGGGAATGCCGCTGTCACTGGGAATGCTGCTGCACACCTCACACTACTGTCCTGTCCTCCAgggtctccacatctccccctcctCCTTATTATTACTGGACTCACTGGAAATGCTGCTGTCACTGGGAATGCCGCTGTCACTGGGAATGCTGCTGTCACTGGGAATGCCGCTGTCACTGGGAATGCTGCTGTCACTGGGAATGCCGCTGTCACTGGGAATGCTGCTGTCACTGGGAATGCTGCTGTCACTGGGAATGCCGCTGTCACTGGGAATGCTGCTGTCACTGGGAATGCCGCTGTCACTGGGAATGCTGCTGCACACCTCACACTACTGTCCTGTCCTCCAgggtctccacatctccccctcctCCTTATTATTACTGGGCTGCTGTGCCTTTAAGTATTAAAACATAAATGCTAGCAATCTATTTTACTTAATGAGTGCAGAAaagctgcaacatcaaaaactccctTCGGAAGCATAGCCTAAGAGTTTGCAGTTTTCCAATATTTCTCCCTTGGTAAATAAAAATCATCCATGATTTCTACTATTATCGATGCCTGGTGGAAAGGCAGTCACCCAACTTTCCCTAGTTCCagaaaccgcgtcaaaaccgcggcagaaTCGCggcaaatcgcggcaaaaacgcatgcggttttcttgcggatttcttgcagaaaatgtccggaattctcaggaattttctgcgagaaatcctgaacgtgtgcacatagccaagaaGCAGCGGGCGACGGGCGACACTTTGTAGAGGACAGAAACTGATTCCCATGAGaacgagagaaaaaaagaaaaagcagaagGTGAAGAGAAGCCATCCTGTCAgcagcagtgcagcagagctgggtttgtcgggAGGTCATCCTGTCAgcagcagtgcagcagagctgggtttgtcgggAGGTCATCCTGTCAGCAGtagtgcagcagagctgggtttgtcgggAGGTCATCCTGTCAGCAGtagtgcagcagagctgggtttgttgggaggtcatcctgtcagcagtagtgcagcagagctgggtttgtcgggAGGTCATCCTGTCAGCAGCAGTGCAGCAGGGCTGGGTTTATCGGGAGGTCATCCTGTCGgcagcagtgcagcagagctgggtttgtcgggAGGTCATCCTGTTAGCAGtagtgcagcagagctgggtttgtcgggAGGTCATCCTGTCAGCGGCTGGGTTTATCGGGAGGTCATCATTTCAgcagcagtgcagcagagctgggtttgtcgggAGGTCATCCTGTCAgcagcagtgcagcagagctgggtttgtcgggAGGTCATCCTGTCAgcagcagtgcagcagagctgggtttgtcgggAGGTCATCCTGTCAGCAgcagtgtagcagagctgggtttgtcgggAGGTCATCCTGTCAGCAGCAGGGCTGGGTTTGTCAGGAGGTCATCCTGTCAgcagcagtgcagcagagctgggtttgtcgggAGGTCATCCTGTCAGCAGtagtgcagcagagctgggtttgtcgggAGGTCATCCTGTCAGCAGtagtgcagcagagctgggtttgtcgggAGGTCATCCTGTCAGCAGtagtgcagcagagctgggtttgtcgggAGGTCATCCTGTCAGCAGtagtgcagcagagctgggtttgtcgggAGGTCATCCTGTCAGCAGtagtgcagcagagctgggtttgtcgggAGGTCATCCTGTCAGCAGtagtgcagcagagctgggtttgtcgggAGGTCATCCTGTCAGCAGCAGTGCAGCAGGGCTGGGTTTATCGGGAGGTCATCCTGTCGGCAGCAGTGCAGCAGGGCTGGGTTTATCGGGAGGTCATCCTGTCGgcagcagtgcagcagagctgggtttgtcgggAGGTCATCCTGTTAgcagcagtgcagcagagctgggtttgtcgggAGGTCATCCTGTTAGCAGtagtgcagcagagctgggtttgtcgggAGGTCATCCTGTCAGCGGCTGGGTTTATCGGGAGGTCATCATTTCAgcagcagtgcagcagagctgggtttgtcgggAGGTCATCCTGTCAgcagcagtgcagcagagctgggtttgtcgggAGGTCATCCTGTCAgcagcagtgcagcagagctgggtttgtcgggAGGTCATCCTGTCAGCAgcagtgtagcagagctgggtttgtcgggAGGTCATCCTGTCAGCAGCAGGGCTGGGTTTGTCAGGAGGTCATCCTGTCAgcagcagtgcagcagagctgggtttgtcgggAGGTCATCCTGTCAGCAGtagtgcagcagagctgggtttgtcgggAGGTCATCCTGTCAGCAGtagtgcagcagagctgggtttgtcgggAGGTCATCCTGTCAGCAGtagtgcagcagagctgggtttgtcgggAGGTCATCCTGTCAGCAGCAGTGCAGCAGGGCTGGGTTTATCGGGAGGTCATCCTGTCGgcagcagtgcagcagagctgggtttgtcgggAGGTCATCCTGTTAGtagtgcagcagagctgggtttgtcgggaggtcatcctgtgtagcagagctgggtatgtcggGAGGTCATCCTGTCAGCAgcagtgtagcagagctgggtttgtcgggAGGTCATCCTgtcagcagcagagctgggtttgtcgggAGGTCATCCTGTCAgcagcagtgcagcagagctgggtttgtcgggAGGTCATCCTgtcagcagcagagctgggtttgtcgggAGGTCACCCTgtcagcagcagagctgggtttgtcgggAGGTCATGTGCCGGTCCCCGTGTTATCTGCGCGGACTGTGACCTCGCCCTGATACATCGGGAAGTGAAACTTGTTTATGTTTCAGAACGTTCTATTGTAAACAAACAAAAGTCTTCAGAACTGCAGCCGCCGCCAGGAGCTGCTGGGACTTGTAGAATAATGATCACCTTCCTTATTAATATGGCGCCTGCACATACCATAGAGCAtgcatagattaaaaaaaaaagccaaaatatcACTTATATTCCCCACATACACCCATGACtgtgagccccaattgggacaTTCATGATaacagtgctgcagaatatgtcggTGCTATAAAAGTAAAGCAAAATAAATATCGGAGAAATAATCAGTGCAAAAATCTCTGGTCCTTGCGGAATCtgacaaactcggctctgctacatctgcaataAGAAGCCTCTACCTCATTGTCAGAGTTACATTTGTGACACGGGTGACGCCAGTGTGTGTCGTGCTGTCACCGGCGCTGGAGATGAGCGTACATGGCTGCCGGCACAGGGGACAGATGGGATTTTTCATGGGGTGACAGCTTTATGAGATTCTACGACCGAAACCGTATCCACCGGGAATATTTTTCCCGTCCCAACCAGATGAGACGAGGGCAGGATCGGGAACGTTTttcgcctatcataaaaaaaaaatcccagtaattagaatttctttaaaaaaaattcctgtaTTATTTTTAAtgttccccatttttttttttaatggcataaatatattttattgtcgTTTCTACAAAGTAGCGATATCCTGCAAAGACTATAATTCACCTCTTTTATTCGGTCTTTGGGCTTGTTCAGATGgtcagaagattttttttttggcATTTATAGTCACAGCGGTTATAAAATATTTCTGCTTTTATCCCCCCCCGATCCTCTTATGGCGATGCGATCCGTACGTAGAAGTGTTAACTATTAACTTTTATGGTGAAATAAATGCAGAAAACAAAGCAATTTGCGCTGTTTTCACTCACGTCATTTACTGATCCCCATAAATAACTGTTTTCCTTGTATTGTACGAGTTGTTATAGTGACGGAGAAATCAAATATGTCGTATTAATTTAATAAAGTGACATTTGTCACTTGTCATTCTTTTCGTACAGTTATTTTTTAATAGCTGGCCAAAACAAAATTATAGCACTTCCTTTGTTTTTTCTTAGTTGAACTGGCATGAAGACACATAGACCGTGAAGTCTGCCGAcagagcaccctgagatcagagttATTGTatctatagttgtgctcaaaagttcacataccccatttcttaatcccgtgtattgccccctctaacatcaatgacagtttgaagtcttttgtggtagttgtggatgaggttcttttttttctcagatggtaaagctgcccattcttcttggcaaaaagtctccagttgctgtaaattcctgggctgtctagcatgaactgcgtgcttgagatctccccagagtggctcaatgatattgaggtcaggagactgagatggccactccagaatcttcactttgttctgctgtagccaatgacaggtcgacgtgGCCTTCTGTTTTGCATCGTTTTCATGTTGGaatatccaagtacgtcccatgcgcagcttccgggctaatgattgcaaatttgcctccagtatttgttgataacgtgctgcattcatctttccttcaactctgactaagtttcctgtgcgtttgtagctcacacatcccaaaaacatcagcgatctacctccatgctttacagtaggaatggtgttcctttcatcataggccttgttgacctctctccaaatagttctttttgtatccctttcctgttttatacaattcaactaccttttcctgtagatcattgacaattcttttcctttccccatgactcacaatccagaaacatcagtggctggatgaaagatgcaagagtctgtctggatcccagaaactcactcagcttttatgcacacactgattacaagcaaacaggtcacaggggaggatgttacctttagtagccattcacacccatttgtgtcaacttctgtgcatgctatcaggccaaaatcaccagggtgtgtgaacaattgatctgggtcatttggatgttttgggttgttattatgatttaaaaagagacaacacaatagtctgacaataaatggcttcacccaaccactaaccatgagtgtagaaaaagttttggtgttatcattcatattctctgaaaaaggccaagaaagcaaagattcttccggtgtatgtaaacttttgagcacaactgtacatcacATAGATAACATTACAGCCTGAGATCAGATTTATTGTATCTACATCACATAGATACCTGTATACAGGCATATCTCtttactgggagctccccctagtgctgactgcagacagcatattatcctgtatctctgtatacagggagctccccctagtggtgactgcagacaggatcttatcatgtatctctgtatacagggagctccccctagtggtggctgcagacaggatcttatcatgtatctctgtatacagggaactccccctagtggcgactgcagacaggattttatcatgtatctctgtatacagggagctccccctagtggtgactgcagacaggatcttatcatgtatctctgcatacagggagctccccctagtggcgactgcagacaggatgttatcatgtccaAGATAAGGATTTTGGCGGCTGACAGCACAACTGACCACACACCAGGTGAAGGCGGATGCTCGTCCTATTTCCACTGAGCCAAGTGGAAGAGTACATACCATcggttgaagtgaaggacagcatccaatcaggGTGAAAAAGATTATTCTTTATTAAGCCATAAGTGCCaaaaatgcaacgtttcaacctctagggtctttgtcaagcatctgtatacaaggagctccccctagtggtagctgcagacaggatcttcctgggtgtatgggtggatgacaaacttaaattcagtggccagtgtcaggcagctgctacaaagcaaataaaataatgggatgcattaaaagaggcatagatgctcatgaggagaacataattttacctctatacaagtcactagttcgaccacacttagaatactgtgcacagttctggtctccggtgtttaagaaagacatagctgaactggagcgggtgcagagaagagcgaccaaggttattagaggactggggggtctgcaataccaagataggttattacacttggggctatttagtttggaaaaacgaagactaaggggtgatcttattttaatgtataaatatatgaggggacagtacaaagacctttctgatgatctttttaatcatagacctgaaacagggacaagggggcatcctctgcggttggaggaaaaaaggtttaagcataataacagacgcggattctttactgtaagagcagtgagactatggaactctctgctgtatgatgttgtaatgagtgattcattacttaaatttaagaggggactggatacctttctggaaaagtataatgttacagggtatatacactagattccttgatagggcgttgatccagggaactagtctgattgccgtatgtggagtcgggaaggaatttttttccccaatgtggagcttactctgcacatgggttttttttgccttcctctggatcaacatgttaggttaggctatgggttgaactagatggacatatagtcttccttcaaccttaataactatgtaactatatgtaactatgtatctctgtatacatggagctccccctagtggtggctgcagacaggatcgtatcatgtatctgtatacagagagctccccctagtggtagctgcagacaggatcttatcatgtatctctgtatacagggagctctcccaagtggtggctgcagacaggatcttatcatgtatctctgtatacagggagctccccctagtggtggctgcagacaggatcttatcatgtatctctgtatacagggagctccccctagtggtggctgcagacaggatcttatcatgtatctctgtatacagagatacagagtggtggctgcagacagccaCCGCAGACAgacagtggtggctgcagacagaatcttatcat
This region of Ranitomeya imitator isolate aRanImi1 chromosome 1, aRanImi1.pri, whole genome shotgun sequence genomic DNA includes:
- the PTGER4 gene encoding prostaglandin E2 receptor EP4 subtype, with translation MSPAPPLAMYPEENLTAGAPNATLLLGSPSAGRPPTIPAVMFLLGVVGNLIAIIVLCKSRKEQKESTFYTLVCGLALTDLLGTCLVSPVTIATYVQSRWPGGAALCEYSSFILLFFGLSGLSIICAMSVERYLAINHAYFYSHYVDKRLAGLTLCAIYAANVLFCALPSLGLGRSTLQYPHTWCFIDWRSNVSTQAAYSYMYAGFSSFLILVTVLFNVLVCAALIRMHRQFVRRTSLGTDTRLTDFRRRRSFRRMAGVEIQMVMVLVVTSVVILICSSPLVVRIFINQLYQPPVEKDIASNLDLKAIRLASINPILDPWIYILLRKTVLSKVIEKIKCLFCRIGSGRRPHSAGSFNCTDGKRASSVLSSHSPSFVCRELREVSSTSQTLLYPLELSDSFRSSTVLPGATMAINLPGAPDRTLHGSDQSVSSQGPDSEKVLLVNETLPRQNSTSSKGNPLHVTFPNETLNVSEKCI